A genomic region of Syntrophorhabdales bacterium contains the following coding sequences:
- a CDS encoding L-2-amino-thiazoline-4-carboxylic acid hydrolase, whose protein sequence is MPTKKIASRTRRTKSRSPVPKKRISAAKKMIKVKVFRFDPAVGRKPSYKTYQVPFEEGMSAMGALDYIYQHEDGTIAYYDHAGCSLGICGRCTARINGKPGLLCQTPVKGDLTLEPLNQKKVLKDLVMEAAPASEAKEQAGEPERPAITDINAVPLLIRREIEALIAAPIIKAFVEEFGKEKTLEVAGRVIKALARQMGQRLATMTGGNTLEHFAKAAAIFGQGPDYEETIEATPRKLSTNVFRCKYAEMYRRHGLEDVGYLLSCGRDFALMEGFNPRIKLTRTQTVMEGAPFCDMRWTYEEEE, encoded by the coding sequence ATGCCGACCAAAAAGATAGCATCCAGGACCAGGAGAACAAAGAGCCGATCGCCTGTTCCCAAGAAGAGGATATCCGCTGCCAAGAAAATGATAAAAGTGAAGGTCTTCAGGTTCGACCCGGCGGTCGGTCGGAAGCCCTCGTACAAGACGTACCAAGTGCCTTTCGAAGAAGGCATGAGCGCCATGGGCGCACTCGATTACATCTATCAGCATGAGGACGGCACGATTGCGTACTACGATCATGCGGGCTGTTCATTAGGCATCTGCGGCCGCTGCACGGCGCGGATAAATGGTAAGCCGGGTCTTCTCTGCCAGACCCCGGTCAAAGGGGATCTCACCCTTGAACCGCTCAATCAGAAGAAAGTTCTCAAGGATCTGGTGATGGAAGCGGCTCCCGCGAGCGAAGCCAAAGAACAGGCAGGAGAACCTGAGCGGCCTGCCATCACCGACATCAACGCTGTGCCTCTTCTCATCAGGCGCGAAATAGAGGCGCTCATTGCAGCTCCAATCATCAAGGCCTTCGTTGAGGAATTCGGAAAAGAGAAGACCCTGGAGGTCGCCGGGCGCGTCATCAAGGCCCTCGCGCGCCAGATGGGCCAACGTCTTGCAACGATGACCGGAGGAAACACCCTGGAACATTTTGCGAAGGCAGCAGCTATTTTTGGTCAGGGTCCCGATTACGAGGAGACCATTGAAGCAACGCCCCGGAAACTGTCCACCAATGTGTTCCGCTGTAAGTATGCGGAAATGTATCGCAGGCACGGCCTCGAGGACGTCGGGTATCTGCTCTCTTGCGGGCGCGACTTTGCGTTGATGGAAGGGTTCAATCCGAGGATTAAGCTTACCCGCACGCAGACAGTCATGGAGGGAGCGCCTTTCTGTGACATGCGTTGGACCTATGAAGAGGAAGAATAA